The Candidatus Spechtbacterales bacterium genome has a window encoding:
- a CDS encoding HTH domain-containing protein, whose protein sequence is MKSQTQVKSKPLTYMPQATQVKKLNVKPVIGKTLGVLSDRNSTILARRHGIGTGGERQTLEKIGGAYNITRERVRQIEEASYLKIRNSAEYEFLTPAFDEINNYLNEHCGVVSEEVLVETLASDAHRPYLSLLLALNDSFVKIKESDDFQASWAVNKESAEKVKVLLTGIVESMEKTGEPIDAEELMVKAEEANREFLPVTEDNLHILLGASKKIELGPFNQWGLAEWPQITPRGVRDKVFLVLHRHGDPLHFRELAHRIDDAPFRFKNSKKTHPQTVHNELIKDERFVLIGRGIYALANWGYMPGTVKDVIMNILKEEGKPVEREVLVDRVMDQRKVQKNTILLNLQNRTHFKKDEGNKYYLA, encoded by the coding sequence AGCAACTCAAGTAAAAAAGCTCAATGTAAAGCCTGTTATAGGAAAAACGCTTGGAGTGTTGTCTGATAGAAACAGCACAATACTCGCGCGAAGGCACGGCATTGGTACAGGTGGAGAGAGACAAACTCTCGAGAAGATCGGGGGTGCTTATAATATTACAAGGGAGAGGGTGCGACAGATAGAGGAGGCGTCTTATTTGAAGATAAGAAATTCTGCTGAGTATGAATTTCTTACCCCCGCTTTTGACGAGATAAATAATTATTTAAATGAACACTGCGGTGTTGTGTCAGAGGAAGTTCTTGTAGAAACTTTAGCTTCTGATGCCCATCGTCCATATCTCTCATTGCTTTTGGCTTTGAATGACTCTTTTGTAAAGATTAAAGAAAGCGATGATTTTCAGGCAAGTTGGGCTGTAAACAAAGAAAGTGCTGAAAAGGTTAAAGTACTTTTGACCGGCATTGTTGAAAGCATGGAAAAGACAGGCGAACCCATAGATGCTGAAGAGCTTATGGTTAAAGCTGAGGAGGCGAATAGAGAATTCCTGCCTGTTACTGAAGATAATCTACATATACTTTTAGGTGCTTCTAAGAAGATAGAGCTTGGTCCGTTTAATCAGTGGGGATTAGCTGAATGGCCCCAGATTACACCTCGCGGAGTAAGAGACAAGGTATTTCTTGTGTTACACAGACATGGAGATCCTCTTCATTTTAGAGAACTCGCGCACAGAATAGACGACGCTCCTTTTAGGTTTAAAAATTCTAAAAAAACTCATCCTCAAACTGTTCATAACGAACTTATAAAGGATGAAAGATTTGTATTAATAGGTCGGGGGATCTACGCACTTGCGAACTGGGGTTATATGCCTGGTACAGTAAAAGATGTTATAATGAACATATTAAAAGAAGAGGGAAAGCCGGTAGAAAGAGAAGTCTTGGTGGATCGTGTAATGGACCAGAGAAAAGTGCAAAAAAATACAATTTTGCTCAATTTACAGAACAGAACTCACTTTAAGAAAGACGAAGGCAATAAATACTACCTGGCATAA